TAAATAATTAATCCTTTATACAACGAACGGCTAAAAAATAACCATTGCCAAATCCATTTGGAACCCAAAAATCATCTTCCGAATCTACGATAGCAAATCCATTTTCTGTTCCGTTGTTGTTTTTTTCAATTGCAAATGCGGCAACCTCTTCATTTTCAAGAAAAAAGGTGTTAAATCCCTTCGCTCGACTATATACACTTGATGGTATGGCAGAAAAACCTGATTCATTAGTAGCATTACCACTCTGCCAATATTTATCAATATTGATTTTCATCTTATTCACAGCATTATCTCCAAGATATGATTTCATTTTTTGAAATTGATTGTAAGTAGGAAGTGACCATCCATCAGGACAAATTGAATCTTTTTTTTCGTCAGTAAAATCAGTTTCATATAATCGTCCAAAAATAGAACAATCTCCTTCTTCTTTACTTTTCCAAGCTCCCCCGCCACATAATGACAATCCGCCCCAAATTGTTCCAATAGTATCCTTAGGAAGATAATTAAGATTTTCGGCCATCCAAACCTGTGTGCCTATTGTTACTGTTTTATATATATGTCCGTCCCGAGGGTCTGTCAGTGTGTTATTTATTGCGTCATAACCATCGCTTAATGAAGATGAACTTTCTTCTGATGATGATTCTGGGTTGCTTGATGAACTGATACTTATATCGCTACTAGATTCAACTTTGGAACTAGAGGACTCTGTTTTCACACTACTGCTAGACACCTCCGAACTTGAAGATTCTTGAACTTCGGTGCTTGACGAATTCGGTGTATTATCGCTAGATGATGAAGCAATTGCTACAGATGAAGAGGATTCTTTTTCACAATTGGCTGGGTTTAGTACGTGTGTTTCTCCATCGTCGCAAAGATACAGTTTGGTTTCTTCACTGCTGCTAGATTCAATAGAATCTTCTGAACTTGAAGAGGATTCATTGTTGCCATAATTGGACGAACTGGATTGATTAGTTTCACTCGCAATGACGCTGCTGGACGACGAACTAGATGGATTCGTTTCACTTCCAAAGAAACTGCTACTAGATTCTTCGCTCGCGCTCAGAATGACGTTGTATGAAGAGGATGAACTGGATTGTTTTGTTTCATTCGTAATGATATTGTTGGACGATGAACTACTGCCAATAGCAATCCAGGAGCCGCCCTTGCAGATGTGTTCTACATCACTATCAGCTGGCTTGATTATCGTTCCCTCATTGGTTGCATCGCAAGGAATTTCCGAACTATGAGAATTTGAACTATTTTCAACGTCGGGACTACTAGAATTATCGCCACCACAGGAAATCATCAACAAAAGAGAAAATAAAAAGAAGATAATTTTCAGATACATTAGTTGCCTCCTTTCTGCGTTTTTCCCATTCGAGCAGTGTAACTTAGATGGATGATAACATCCTCAATCTTGGACAAATCAAGTGCATGATTAGTCTCTTCACTGTCATCTCTTGTGTTGTCAAAACCAGTGATTTTTAGCGTCCATGTTGAAATCGCCCCTGCACCTTCAAAAGGCAAGAACTTGTCCGAACTAAAACGGAAATCAAATTTCCCTGATTCTTGATGAGCTGTACTCGTCGCCATGGTCTGTGTTCCGATACGATTACCAATTTTTTGTCCAATTCCTTTCAAATCAAGGAAATTTTCTGTTAAAGACAACTGTGCATTTAAATAATGACCTCTGTAATCTGGAGCAATTATTTCTACTCGGACATCCCTGATTCGTCTAAAATATTGATCCGGGAAATCATTGGAGAATAAAGACTCTGGAATCGTAAAGGAGCAATCTTTACCGTCTTTTAAATCAGTCAATGGTTCTTGCGGGAAATTCAAATCATTATTTCCGTGTCTATTTTCTAATTCCCACAAACTTACCGGCCTCGTTATCTCCAGTTCATTCCTGTCATTTTCAAGGAAAGCCACTTCCATGGCATGCAAGTCGGCTAGGAGTTTTTCGCCAGCCAGCAAGCCACTATACAGGCCATCCCAGTAGCAGCCACTTCCCTTGATGAACGACTTGGCCGTTTTAGGATTTTCCTCGGTATCACCGATTTCAAAGTGGTAGCATTTTTCCGCTTTTCTGGCAACCTTTACTGCCAACTGGAAGAGTATTTTGTATATCTTGCCTATTTCGGTCTTGAGCCACTTGTAAAGTTCCTTGTTGGTGTATTTTTCGGACAGGTGCTCATACATTTCGTCCTTCAGCTCGATTTCCCTTTCAAGGTTTTCCACCTGCTTGTTGATGTAGTCAATCTTGATTTGGTCCACGAGCTTTTTCTTCTGGACGACCTTGATTTGGTTTGCCTTGGCGGTCTTCTGCATGGTCCAGGACTGCTCTGTACGTTCCTGCTCGCTGAGTAACTTGCTGATGGTAGAGCCGACCTGCTTCTGGGCAAACTCAGAAGCCTTGCTTTCGGCCTTATTGATGAGCATTTCGGCAATTTTAGAACCACCATAAGCAATGGAGTCAAAGGATGGTCCACCAAGACCGTTCATGATGGCTCCGATGCCAAGGTCAGGAATCTTTGCCGCAACGGAAGCGGCCTTACGGACACTTTCAATGCCTTCCTGGACTTTTTTAATGCCGTCCAAGGCCTTTTCGTACTTGGTTTCCTTCTCGCTCTTCTTGAAGAATCCAGCCTGCTGTTCCTGTTCGGCCTGGAGGGTTTCCTCTTCGGTCTCGGTAGTTTCCAGTTCCCGTTCCAGTTCTGTCACTTCCATTTCGGCCAAGGTCTTCTGGAGCATCAAGGCGGTCTTTTCGTGGTTTACTCGCAACAGGGCCAACGTCTCGTAATCGTACTTTTCGAATGCAGAAAGCAAGTCCCTACCCATCTGCTGGATGTCGCGAACAATTTCCTTGGCTTTTTCCACCATCACCTTGAAGCGGTAATAGGGCAATGCCGAGGACGCGTCGGCTAGGGCTTCGCTGATAGAAACTCCGCTCGCCTTTGCCTTTACAAGCATGGCGGGGTCGATGGGTGGTGCGAACAGGGCAAGAGTCCGCTTTACGCCTTCGATGTTCAGGCTGTTGCGGATTTTGTACAACCTGTCGGCCACGGTATCCCAGTAGCCCATCAGGGTCTCGTTGCGCGGCACGTTGAAATAGAACATCATGCCCGTAGTATTGGCCAGTTGCATGGTCTTGCCAGGAAGCAGACGTTGAGGCGTCTCCTTTTCGCGGCACTTGCCGGTGAGCATGGTGTCCTCGTATGTAATAAAGGCATTGTTCATCACATCATTGCCGTAATTTAGCAAATCTATGACCTTGAGTTTCGATTTATGTTTAGGGTCTGGAACTTCGGCACTCTTCGGGCCGAGAATTTCTGCAGCCAAAACATACATCTGCACAGCCAAATTAACCGATTCGGTAGTATCCTGAGTAAACAACTGATCACCTAGGCCTATCAAGGCATCAAGGTACTTCATCACCACATATTTCTGGTAGGCGACAGGCCTGTAACGGGCAATCATCTGCGGGTCAAAGGGGTCGTTTTTCCAGCGGTCCTGCAAAAGGAGTATGGCCTGGCGATCTGGCAGGGCATCGTGGGGTGTCGGGAAAGACAAATCCGAAAGGATGGATTTATCAGCATCCTGGTTTGCGAAGAAGGGCAAGAACTTCCAATATTTTGCCCCCTTGGGCAAGTCGCGGACAAAACGTTTTGTCCGTTCGTAGTTGGACAAGTCTATACGCGGGTCGAACACCAGTTGCAACCAATTCAGGGCCGCCTCGTAATTCTGTTCCGAGAGCATCTTGTCGGCCAAGAGCATCGGCACGAAGAAGAACAGTTCCCAGTTGTAGATAGATGTTGCCGAACCCCAGCTGAAATCTACCGTTGCAGACGGGTACGGTTCCGCCACTAGTGCAGTGGACATGTAGCTATTTTCAAAAAGCGTCTGGGACAAGTCCCAGGCCTGCCAGTCCCCCGCCGTGTAATAGCCCAGATAGACGCTGAAATAATAATTGTAGTAGGAATATGAATAATAGTAGCTATCTGAAACAGGCAAAGCTTCCGTTTCACGGTTATAGAGCCACTTTGTGCCGCCATGCACAAACCGCCTGTGGAATTCGCTGGCCTGGGAATTGGAAACCTGTTCCACGCGGTAATTGGCGATGCTATTCGCCCCTGCACCACCATCGCCTGAAACTGTGCGAATCAAGTAGGTTCCCTTGGAGTCCATAAGGAAGAATGTTGAATCCTTGCCTGTAAGCATTCCCATATTTACTGAATAGAGTTTATAAAGCCCTCGCGTATGGCTAAAAATGCTGGTTCCATCTGATAGAGTGAGATAAGCAACTTTACTTTCAAAAACATTCGCCTTCAATATGCAGCCTGTGGGTGCAAAATTGGAAACAAGGGTTCCTGAAGAATAAGGTGCATATATTGATGTTGCAGAATCCATTCCCTGCTCATCAAGGTTTATCGTTCCTATGGAGGCAACAAGTTGTCCATCCTTGAATGATCGTTTAGTCTCCTTTTTCAAGATAAAGGAATTTGCCGCATTGTTTACATTCTCTTGCGATATTCCATCCTGCTGTAAAGAAAGGGCTGTCGAACTATCCGAGGTTACGGGAATCGCCACATATTTGACATCGTCTTGATAGACCGAATAAATCCTCTTGATTTGAAGAGATAGAGTATCCGAATTGTCCGAGTCGTCCACGAGGAAATAGCGGTCTGTCAATTCCTCATTTTCTCCCAGAAGGAAATCCAGTTGTTCTTCGGAAACATCATAGACGGCCTGTTTACCGACTTTCGTGCCATTCCATTTCGTTCCTGTGTAACTTGACCACTTCAGCCGAATTTCTGCATAATACTGAATAGTTACTGCGGCTTGTTGCCCTCCAGTTTCTCCTGTCTTTTTTTGTTTTTGTCCTGCTACGACTTGTAACCACAGGATATAAAGGCGTCCGTTGAGGAATGCTGGCTGAGCAAAAGGACCATCAATTTCCAAAGGAAGTTCTTCCCACG
Above is a genomic segment from Hallerella porci containing:
- a CDS encoding FISUMP domain-containing protein, coding for MYLKIIFFLFSLLLMISCGGDNSSSPDVENSSNSHSSEIPCDATNEGTIIKPADSDVEHICKGGSWIAIGSSSSSNNIITNETKQSSSSSSYNVILSASEESSSSFFGSETNPSSSSSSSVIASETNQSSSSNYGNNESSSSSEDSIESSSSEETKLYLCDDGETHVLNPANCEKESSSSVAIASSSSDNTPNSSSTEVQESSSSEVSSSSVKTESSSSKVESSSDISISSSSNPESSSEESSSSLSDGYDAINNTLTDPRDGHIYKTVTIGTQVWMAENLNYLPKDTIGTIWGGLSLCGGGAWKSKEEGDCSIFGRLYETDFTDEKKDSICPDGWSLPTYNQFQKMKSYLGDNAVNKMKINIDKYWQSGNATNESGFSAIPSSVYSRAKGFNTFFLENEEVAAFAIEKNNNGTENGFAIVDSEDDFWVPNGFGNGYFLAVRCIKD